The genomic stretch TGGTTTCTTGATTTGGTTATGAATGCAGGtatctgaattaaaaaaagggTCTCACCTtaattctttttctttttctttttcctgctCAAGCTTGCGTCTTTTCATCTCTTCTGCTCTCTTCTGCTGTTTCTCCAGCAAAGCTGCTCTTCGCTGGGCCATCTCATCCTCCGGTCGCTCTTTGTCATCCTAataataaagacagaaataaaaaggcATGAATATACTGACCTTAAAACAGCATTTATAGAAAAGTGCatacaataatattaatcattAGTCACCTACCTTGAAAAAGAAACCAACCCCTCCTTTCGCCTCTGGCTCCGTCCGGTCACTCATCGAGTCAGATAAAGTGTCAGGTACCTGGTCATCCTCCTCCCCGTCTCCTCGCAGAGCAGACAGTGAGATCTCTATCAGGCTACTGCGTTTGCCATTCGACATCCCTGCAGGGACATCACTCTCGAAGGAGCACTCTGATGGCGCACCAGAGCTGTAGCCCCCGTGTGCAAACCTGTCCTTGTGAGCCAAAGGACCATGCGATGGCCCGGCATCCAGGTCCAGGCTAAATATACTATGATCGTCGATGGAGCCGACCTCTGACATTGCGTCATCTGCGGCATGGCGGAGAGTCGGGATAGGAGTTGGCGCAGGGGTCTGTGTCGGCGTGGGGACAGGAGTTGGTCCAGATGAACGCAGCTCATCTAGGCTGTGAGAGTCACCAAGGGAGAAGGAAGACACAGTCTGGTCTTGCATTTGCCAGGGATTTACACGACGAAGGTGGGGGATGCTGTCCACGTTCTGAGGTGCCGTGATAACCCTCGACAGTGTGGGGACCTTATTGTCCAAGGGACGACTGTTTTGGTGGTGTTTGGGGCTTTTAGGGGGCACAGATTGGGCTCTACGCTGGACTTTAGGGGATTTATAAGGAGTGGTGTGGTTTGTGATTCTGTGAGAtggagacggagaggaggaggctgaaTTTAAATCTCGGGTGGATTCCCGCGACAGGCGTGCAGGAGCTGGGGTGGAGGTTTTAGGGCTGGGTGGAATGACCCAGGTTTTGTTGCTGGAACCTGGAGCTTTCTTCTTGACCATGGGGTTCTGCTGCTCCGTCAGCCGCTGCatgtcactctgcagagagctAAGAGCTGCAGTCAGCTTGGATACAGCATTGTTATAGTCCCCTAGTGGAGCCACCGCTTTCTCTCCAGGAGCCCCAGAGCCCTTCTCTCCTGGCGTACCCGCTTTTTCTTTGGAGTGACCGACCGGTTTGTTGAACTGAAGTCCTCCTTTGACATTACCGTCATCATCCACTGAGGGGCGCTGTTCATCTTGTTCctgctgctcttcctcttccaTTCGAGCAAGTCTTTCTTCCAGTGTCAAGCGAGAGAGGTCTTCTtctgtggatgaggtgctgatCTGGCCGTTCCCTCCTTCACCCTCGCCTTCGTCCTCACGCTGCTCCTTCTTTAACTGCAGAAAGGCACTCTTCCCAAGTCTTTGTCGGTGCTTTGCAAAAATGGCCTCGATGCGTTTCTTCTGGGCTTCGATAGCTTTGCGTTTTTCTTCGAGCCGAGTTCCCAGCTCAGACATCTCATTATTGAGTTGTGGGCTCTTAGTGGGGCTTTCTTCAGACTTTTGTGCCCACGTGGTCAtcggagaggaagaagaagaagggtcGCTGGCTTTGGGAGAATCTATAATCTGCTTCTTTTTGCGCTCGGCAAAGCTGGTCATCTTCACACCACTATCAGACACCTCTGTGCCGTGGCCTCTGACACCAGCAGCTGGTGTGGCTGGAGTGGACTGGGCCTTGGGCAGGTCTTCTGATGCATCCGAGTCCACACTGCCGTCTCTCAAGACCGAGTCATCATCTCGTGAACATTCAGAGGTGTTTCTGGTGCGAGTGGGCTCCCTGGACTCCCCTGTGGGCCGGTACAGCATTCCTGAGCGTGGGGGGGCAGAGCAGCTGATGGGTGCTAAATTGCTGTTATGTCTCGAACTAACAGGGTCATCAGGAGAGTGGAGGTAGAAGCCATCAGGAGCGCCATCAGGGTGTAAACGGGGCTCCATCTTGCTCTCGTTGTGGATTATTTGGAGAGCCTCTTCAATGGTAGGCAGCTCTCCCGCTTCACTTGCCGCAAGGCCGTTCTCCTCTGCCAGCCTGGGAATACTGGCAGACTGGGTGGCCCAAGAAGCTCTCTGCGGACCGTTGGAGCCGGGGGGTTTGCTCAGCAAATGGCTGAGGTCTTCAGGAGGGGTGTAGGGCACCCGGGTCATGTTTTGGACTGCTGGGTTGAGTTGGTCTGAGCTCACAGAGCGGGTTATCACAGGGTTGCCCATCACAATGTCCACATCACTGTCCAGACCGAAAGGAATGCTGAAGGACACTGCTGACAAGGGGCggctgaaagaaaaacaagcgagtgtaagtgcaataaaaataagttaaaaagaCAGAGTTTAAATGGTATTAAATAGGGATTACATAGAGAAACAAAGAcctcttcattataaaaaaaaaaattctttcactttttatttgtcTGAGACTGACAgcaaataaccaacacaacatttagccggcacaaaattgatgcaacacaacagataaacatagGCCACTACCATCAgcgaatgtcatcttatttgccgATAGGCTGATGGCAAGTCAACACTTGTACAAAAATCGTTGTACCCCCAGTATCGAATATATGAGTCCTACCTGAGAGGTTTCTTGCTCCATGTCTTTCCAACTCCTTCTATATGAGACATTGAGGTAGACTGAGTCAAAGATCCTGAATACAatgggacacacacagacacgtaaAGGCATGCACACCACAGAGATGCACAAATCAAACAATACACCAatacaaaaatagaaaaagaataTGTACAAAAACTTTCAAATATccataaaaataagaaaacaagaCTATAATGCAGCACGAAAAAAAGACAAACGAGGTTGAGGGAAGTAGGTGAACCAGATTGCAAAATGatagaaatatatacaaaacacTGTAGCTTGATGATGAGTAATGATGACAGGATGCTGTCTTAATGCTACCTGACGCAGGAGCGGAGATGGGGAGGAAAGGCTTCTTGAAGATAGAAGGGGAGGTGCTGTAAAGCAGAGAAACGATCAGTCAGTCCAAACGAGTGCTTCATACAAAGAATATCATACAAAAGCAAAAATCATATCCAGAGAGCTTCTGTACCTGCTACCACTCAAGCCTCTTGGTGTTACTGGTGTGGGTCCATctaacaaaaaggaaaataagaTTTTGTAACGGATACTCAATGTAATGATCTTAATGGTAGGATTACACAGTATTATTATACAGGACCGCAACACTTACCCAACGTGTCTATCGGTTGAACGAATTCTGGCCTTCGTACTTCAAACCAGGTAAGCAGTTCTGCTAGGAAGCTCAGCAAGTTGAGCTAAATAAATCAGACAGAATAAATCAGCCAATACAGTACTCAATATTTGTGTTAATGTCTCAATCAGTTGACTAATGTTCGGGAGAGTGACTGTAAGTACCTGAAGCTCCTGTGGGGTGTACAGCATGTCCTCCAGCGTCAAGTGACAACAGCTCTTCAGACAGCTGTCACAGAATTCTCGGATGAACTGCAGGTTGTACAGGCTGTCTGTTACAGACATGGACTCCTTCATACAAACATCttacagagagagggaaaaaaagtgttaaactgacataaacacattaaaagggatagttcaggtgttttgaagtgaggttgtatatagtcatagtcagtgtattacctacagtagatgatggtcggcacacctccagtttggagaaacacacaggagttaccgcacggaagcaaagcaatgtactgctgtggacggggacggcagcaaaacgtattttagtcaccttaaagaaaggctcacctaaagaaaatctatatcagtttaagtgtacgctatatttcgaATATTTTCACGGCTTTACCGAGCCGTCATACAGCTATACAGTGTATGTTTCCAACGGGGagctgaagccgttatctatgttTTCGCCttaagcaaccagactccattgacaaaaacagtaattttacctcacagaacacgggagttgctttGCTTCCGgacagtaactcctgtctgcttctccaaactgggtgcGTGCCAACCGctgtctactgtaggtaataagtacctcatacaacgccacttcaaaacacccaaactatccttttaagtACTACAAAGCTGTTCGTGGGTTACAATGTTTGCTGGTACCTTCAAGTCTTAGCAGGCCAGGGCAATAGTAATGTATGACTGCAGCAACAGCACAACCACTAGACAGGTCTTTGACTTCATTCACCGCTGGAAAGATGGGCTTCTGTTTGGACTGTATTTTATCCTTCCTGTAGCGgagctaaaaaaacaacaacaaacaatgaAGTTAATCAAACACTGCAGTGTGACCTTAATGATACTTTGTTAATGTTTATATGCAAATCATTTGACAAATTAGTTAATGTTAAAGCCATCATCAAAGTCAGGGTTTTCCAAACATGGGTGGATACTGTAAAGTCTAATAGACACTGTGACACATAacagaaaatgttaaaaagaaGATTTGCAGTATGAGTGAAAGGAAAGAGAACCAATAAAGGTCATGCTAATGTGTACAAGAGTGAACAAATGACAGATGCAAAGTGAGTGACTTAATCAGAGCGGAAAGAAGGAAGGTTTTGTCAGGAGAAAGTGGGACAAGTGAGAGTctcaggagagagaaagaatgtTTCAGGTACACCGGTTAACTAGAGTATCTATACAAACAGCTCCCTGTCTGCGGGAACCAGCTGACTAGAAGCTCGTCTCTGTTAACCCACACAGccgttcacacacaaacacacacacctctgaggACCAGAGGAACCGGTTATACAAGGCAGTGTCAAGGCCGGCTTGAGTACTGATTGTGATTCATGCACCACTCGTGAGTCAGCAAACAACGCCCCGCCCTATCGACATTTATGCTGCGACGTGCACTTTAACGCAGATTAGGATGTGATGCACATTCTCACACCAGcatatggagagaaaaaaaacaaaaaacacacctgACCATCAGGTATTTGCTGATAAATTTGATGAAGACactggagggatggagggacaGGGGGGAAGGagcagaggaaaggagggaaCTTACAGGAACAAGTTTCCAGTACCAGCGAGTAGGACactgtcagagaggaggagggacagGAAATAGAGAAAGACAAGGAAATGGAAGAACAGGAGCAGAAGGAGAGGTATTAAGCCTCCAGTGGAAGAACTAGACAAACTGGAGAAAAGGGTTGTGATGACGGTACCTCCTTGGAATAACAAGACAACCTTGTTGACAAAGCAGCGACGCTACCTTTAATTCTATTGTGTCAACCAATACTGGTTGTGCTTGTAGAGTAGGAGAACCAACAATATGATCTTAATACATAGCACTTTGCCTTTTTATAGCACTGAGTGCATAATCCTCTTCAGATTATCATGTGTGTGTAGTTATAATGATGAGTGTGACAAGAGATAGAAACACGCTGGATGTGTAATGTAATACTCACAGAGGGTTGGACAGGTTCGGGCTCCATAATGGCCTGAGACGTGTCATTCTGGGCTCCTTCAGTACGTTCTCTTAACTTCTGGTTTAACTGAGAGCATGCCAGGAAGACAAAATGGTTAACACACATAGATCACAGATCTACAGTATACTCTCACCTTTTTAAAACACAGTggattaaaccagtggttcccaatatttttccttaagggaccccttttctatcttTGAGTAAAGTgatgacccctgactaagtgacatattttatggatatttaacTACAATACTTTATctatattatgtatttttttatttttaacaaatcatacctacttaataggcttcttatttaacaaattcagtgtttcttCTTCCTGACGCTTGATgcttatatcttaaataataatccaaactttaaaaatcttcacagaaatgaatgaaatgttgagATAAAGGCCAACTGTTTTTTCAATAAGTTGTCTTACACTGGAAACCAGTGGGTTAAATAATTACAGCATCCTCATTTCCGCAGCTAAACAGACACTGGATCATCTACAACAGAGGTCTTTTAAGAAGATAAAAGTCTGAACAAGTAATTTTCTGAAAGTATTAAAACAagatgtgtgtttgaaacaagcgtCATTTCTCTCTGGCTTGCTCCTTACCCCGTTAACCCAATGAAGCAGAGCATCCTCCCAGCTGGAGGCTCCACCCAGTAGCTCGGCAGCACCACATGTCTTCACCGCAGTCACCGTCTCCATGGCTCCCATGGCCATCAGGGCATCTATCACTGCCAGGTGAGCACTCTGCACCAATCACATGGGAGAAGGAAGAGAGGAACATTCagatgggggtggggggagcATTCACAGCCAAGAGCCCAGACAGCATCAATCAATCACAGCTAACACGATAACGCTGGACATTTTACTGCTCCATCAGGGCCCTGCTTACTGCAGAGCAGAGACCACCTCTAACTGCTGCAGCGCGACCATCATTTACCAGCAGCGTCCTCTAGAGGTCACCAGAAGGCCGCTGTGAGTCAGCAGAAACACTGACGAGAGTCTTCAgcgagcaaacacacacatcagtagATATGGGTGAACTTTGGACCCGTGTTTGTTCAATCATTAAGTCATTGAATAAGCAATGGACCAGTAATATGATAACATGTATGTCCCAGGACTGTCGTTCCTCAGCTGCTGTACCTTTATTTACTTTCTCCTCAGCGTGCTTCCCTTCCCTTTTGCGCAGTGAAATATTCCTGTATGACTCATGTGCAACACTTACAGGATAAAGTGACGTGTTGTAACGAGATCACCAGGAAGCACAACAATGAACAGTATTCTCTGGAAGAAACAGGTCTTTTTCTGCAATTTCGGTGTATGAATGTGTCTTTGTGAGACAACATAACGGATGTAAAATCTAATCAATATAGCGTTTTTACACAGAAATACAACATTAAAACCATAACACTGTTATTCCACATATTTGACATTCCCAAGCATGTGTATCCAACAGAAATACGTGTACTTCCTTAAACTTGAGACCATTACAGAGTCCTGTCTAATGGCTAGAGCCCATTAAAGTGCACCACCAACACTGTCGGCTCAGTCAGAGAGAGCGCCTTAACTCCATAAACCTGTTAGCTCATTAGAAGTCGTGCTATGTTTTTGCCACGGGGCAACAAACAACAGTACTTCTTATGTCTGACCTCCACATTGTTATGAATGATTCTGATATTTTAACCATTTTCAATGcatttcattcatgtttttcttttgcagtCATTAAGATAATCACAGTAGCTGGTAcatagagttgttccgataccgataccagcaCCGGAAATGCCCCGGATACAGCCTAAAATGCTGGATTGGTTATCGGCGAGTATGCGAGTCTAGTATGCACCCATCTAATTCATGTTCTCGTTTATCAGCTCATTTGTGCTACacagcaacagaaacatgtctcaCTCGCTACCCGATCTGTACATGCTGCCTTATCGGtactcaacagagatgagaaagaagcgagatggctcactcgtTAGCttcttccatcatcagctccggaaaaaACGATCACTGCGTCCGAAATCGATGATGAAagtagctaatggggatccaaactaacaaataaacaaacaagtgaGTCATCtcgcttctttctcatctctgttgagagctGCACCTGCGCAgtaccagcccgttctcattcccggGGGTTTAAATACAGAGGTTTTGTCACAGCCGTTGGCGTTCGGTACTGTCGCACACAGCACCCTTTAGCGGcagtatgaaacgcaccgggcgttccattaactataatgtcaACCCATcaacggcaacagtaaacactccgAGAAAATGTGCCCAACCATGTACttctttcctaaacataactatagTGGTTTCGTTGCCTGATCCTAAAATtacgtgacaaagcggcggtatgtgtgCAGCAGTGTGCAGCTCTTAGTTTTGATGTGTGGTGCTAGTTTTGCCAATTTCCACACCAGCAATCTTATAAAGCATGACCCAAAAGAGCATGACGAGTTCACCAAAGCAAAGGGGGGAAAAAGGAGGCCATACAACAGCGATAGCAATCCTATCACATCCATACAGGGTTAGTAGTATATCTATTTTTGTCTCCTCTATCTGTATCACTTTTAGTTGCCATCCAACAGCAGCACcggagctcctctctcctcactaCTGGCTAACGGCAACAAGCTCCTTGTTATAATAATCAATTCTGGCCAGGTCACAAACAACACATTCCTGTCAAGGGGCCACTCCTTCAATCTCCAACCTTCAGTTTTGAGCCTAATCGGTTCAAATCAGTGCCTGTTCCCTTTTACTACTTACAAATTCCACTTTAGAGGCCAGACATTCTTCCTCTAACCTCTTACGTTGCCCCAGATGGGGGCTGGTGGCAGTCCAGCTGCGTGCATGAGCCCCGTCTGCGTGTCTGCCTACTCAACCCTGATGTAAAGTGCTGACCGGGGCAGACCCGGTGCTGTGGCGGGCAGGGCAGGGCTATGCCAGCAAAGGCTTGTCAGATAGCATTGGGCCGAGCTCTCTGGATGCGTTGCAGTCAGTCACTGGGAGCTGTGTGACCCTGCTGGCCTGCCCTCCAACACTGAAGCTGCTTGTGTGTCTGTGACATGACTTGTCTGTTCAGTGGAAATGTCTGCAGTACAGAGGGGGACAAATGGCCTGATATAGGGACTACTAGGGCTTCTCAGCGCCAGCCACAGTCTGACTGATTCAGAGCACTATTACTCCGCAGGGATAATTGAAACATGGTAGGGAGTAGGCTTGTCGTAGTAGTCGGTGTTAGCTGTGTTActcggtggtcgggcacacactaattacattacgtacccaccgcccCAACCGTCGGTTTGCTTTtttgacagaaataaaacccatttcgTTCATTTTGGCATATCAGCGCCGTGTCATCAATAAAAAGTCGGACGACACTTCAAGTTAacagtgaatgcatctgctccatacggagtctcaggtcagagtagcaggagtcatatttcacacacgggacgagagagagttgacagacaagatgatgcaaggcgaaaagcaaaagcacctatttggcaatatttcagatttaaacccaatgctataaaggatcaataataataatgaaccaTCGCCGTGTGGAGGtcggagcggtcacagctggCGGAAACCTGCGGCCgcgcagcgaaagctggaccggagaggccagacaaaACACCCACGTGACTGCATCTCTGTATGAGAACACATGGCTGCAGCTTAATACTGAGAGAACAGCGCTGAAAATGCCTTTGGTATTCCTTCTCATTACTTTAAGTTGGTTTTATCGCAGCAtatatgcaatattatatttgtgtacaATTTGATCCGTATCAATAGCTACATAAAACGTTTTTATTAAtcaaatatacatttatgtatgaactgtggaaatgtatgtcGTATATAGgccaaatatgttttgtttttttaaaagtgggACATATTTCCAAGATATACGTATAAATATATCCAAAACGCTTGCGATAATCATGTCATGTAACTGCTGAATTAGGGTActggcacttttttttatttaattaaattttatgtttatatactatatacattatagactggaaaTTGAATTCCTGTTGAAGTTTTTACTAATATCTTTCTGCATTAAAAAGCTTTACACTTCCTcagtaattcctgttaatttgaagattttttaccaagttgctggtgtaagaatcattattttaataatacctaacaattcaataaatgtatatctgtgtatttatttattacattttgttttacaatgttaagAGAGCAATgtcaagtctgatgttgccttacacataaaagaatgatcccaaagcccaggtatcggtatcgggactgaaaaagttgcaTCGGTGCATCCATGATCAAtattgaatattaatattgtgatatggaTTTCAACTATTTTTGTTGTTAGGTCTTTGAGGCCTGAGAACAAAAGAAACAGACTGCTGCTAAATTGTGCCAGCAGCTGTCATTCAAACACTCAAAGTGATTGAAAGTAGTcacatatttttgcatttagccACAATGTGTAATCATAGGTTGGAGCTATTGTCACAGTGTGAACGGAGACAGGATGAcagcgagagagacagagagaaaaggaaatgaactaatgaaagtGGCCAACCATGTCGTCATGCGGTACAGTAGTCATtcagaggagagagcagagga from Sebastes fasciatus isolate fSebFas1 chromosome 13, fSebFas1.pri, whole genome shotgun sequence encodes the following:
- the camsap3 gene encoding calmodulin-regulated spectrin-associated protein 3 isoform X4, with amino-acid sequence MVDSPTMRKTFVVPDIKPLDLYDCTKAKICASVGWLLAKSYGSAENVPTDLRDPFYCDQYEQEHLKPPVTRLLQSSELYCRTYGLLLGGTGAEAQPKDNVALLQLLAQRGIVAKDQDTPVTDADLRRKPIKMSAHLAVIDALMAMGAMETVTAVKTCGAAELLGGASSWEDALLHWVNGLNQKLRERTEGAQNDTSQAIMEPEPVQPSLRYRKDKIQSKQKPIFPAVNEVKDLSSGCAVAAVIHYYCPGLLRLEDVCMKESMSVTDSLYNLQFIREFCDSCLKSCCHLTLEDMLYTPQELQLNLLSFLAELLTWFEVRRPEFVQPIDTLDGPTPVTPRGLSGSSTSPSIFKKPFLPISAPASEGVGKTWSKKPLSRPLSAVSFSIPFGLDSDVDIVMGNPVITRSVSSDQLNPAVQNMTRVPYTPPEDLSHLLSKPPGSNGPQRASWATQSASIPRLAEENGLAASEAGELPTIEEALQIIHNESKMEPRLHPDGAPDGFYLHSPDDPVSSRHNSNLAPISCSAPPRSGMLYRPTGESREPTRTRNTSECSRDDDSVLRDGSVDSDASEDLPKAQSTPATPAAGVRGHGTEVSDSGVKMTSFAERKKKQIIDSPKASDPSSSSSPMTTWAQKSEESPTKSPQLNNEMSELGTRLEEKRKAIEAQKKRIEAIFAKHRQRLGKSAFLQLKKEQREDEGEGEGGNGQISTSSTEEDLSRLTLEERLARMEEEEQQEQDEQRPSVDDDGNVKGGLQFNKPVGHSKEKAGTPGEKGSGAPGEKAVAPLGDYNNAVSKLTAALSSLQSDMQRLTEQQNPMVKKKAPGSSNKTWVIPPSPKTSTPAPARLSRESTRDLNSASSSPSPSHRITNHTTPYKSPKVQRRAQSVPPKSPKHHQNSRPLDNKVPTLSRVITAPQNVDSIPHLRRVNPWQMQDQTVSSFSLGDSHSLDELRSSGPTPVPTPTQTPAPTPIPTLRHAADDAMSEVGSIDDHSIFSLDLDAGPSHGPLAHKDRFAHGGYSSGAPSECSFESDVPAGMSNGKRSSLIEISLSALRGDGEEDDQVPDTLSDSMSDRTEPEAKGGVGFFFKDDKERPEDEMAQRRAALLEKQQKRAEEMKRRKLEQEKEKEKELSKPQWMTIEGWGNKNEDQSQTPGTPPASRTPVEGTPQRRGDFTRQEYERRHQLKIMEDLDKVLRQKPTTVRGVKKQRPKTVFRDDSVLSHSPARGFMGTKLSKQYSHSTMNLSSMANDSGGLTVRKSPSRSHSPSRLMSPRRISAHNGEKDWENGSTISSPASIPEYTGPKLYKEPSFKSNKFIIHNAITRCCLAGKVNEPQKNKIVEEMETSSANHFLILFRDASCQFRAVYTMNPETEEMVRLTGIGPRIIAPEMVESIYKYSSDRKQFTAIPSKTMSMSVDAITIPGHFWQKRPGTPKKLGTPK
- the camsap3 gene encoding calmodulin-regulated spectrin-associated protein 3 isoform X1; the protein is MVDSPTMRKTFVVPDIKPLDLYDCTKAKICASVGWLLAKSYGSAENVPTDLRDPFYCDQYEQEHLKPPVTRLLQSSELYCRTYGLLLGGTGAEAQPKDNVALLQLLAQRGIVAKDQDTPVTDADLRRKPIKMSAHLAVIDALMAMGAMETVTAVKTCGAAELLGGASSWEDALLHWVNGLNQKLRERTEGAQNDTSQAIMEPEPVQPSCPTRWYWKLVPLRYRKDKIQSKQKPIFPAVNEVKDLSSGCAVAAVIHYYCPGLLRLEDVCMKESMSVTDSLYNLQFIREFCDSCLKSCCHLTLEDMLYTPQELQLNLLSFLAELLTWFEVRRPEFVQPIDTLDGPTPVTPRGLSGSSTSPSIFKKPFLPISAPASGSLTQSTSMSHIEGVGKTWSKKPLSRPLSAVSFSIPFGLDSDVDIVMGNPVITRSVSSDQLNPAVQNMTRVPYTPPEDLSHLLSKPPGSNGPQRASWATQSASIPRLAEENGLAASEAGELPTIEEALQIIHNESKMEPRLHPDGAPDGFYLHSPDDPVSSRHNSNLAPISCSAPPRSGMLYRPTGESREPTRTRNTSECSRDDDSVLRDGSVDSDASEDLPKAQSTPATPAAGVRGHGTEVSDSGVKMTSFAERKKKQIIDSPKASDPSSSSSPMTTWAQKSEESPTKSPQLNNEMSELGTRLEEKRKAIEAQKKRIEAIFAKHRQRLGKSAFLQLKKEQREDEGEGEGGNGQISTSSTEEDLSRLTLEERLARMEEEEQQEQDEQRPSVDDDGNVKGGLQFNKPVGHSKEKAGTPGEKGSGAPGEKAVAPLGDYNNAVSKLTAALSSLQSDMQRLTEQQNPMVKKKAPGSSNKTWVIPPSPKTSTPAPARLSRESTRDLNSASSSPSPSHRITNHTTPYKSPKVQRRAQSVPPKSPKHHQNSRPLDNKVPTLSRVITAPQNVDSIPHLRRVNPWQMQDQTVSSFSLGDSHSLDELRSSGPTPVPTPTQTPAPTPIPTLRHAADDAMSEVGSIDDHSIFSLDLDAGPSHGPLAHKDRFAHGGYSSGAPSECSFESDVPAGMSNGKRSSLIEISLSALRGDGEEDDQVPDTLSDSMSDRTEPEAKGGVGFFFKDDKERPEDEMAQRRAALLEKQQKRAEEMKRRKLEQEKEKEKELSKPQWMTIEGWGNKNEDQSQTPGTPPASRTPVEGTPQRRGDFTRQEYERRHQLKIMEDLDKVLRQKPTTVRGVKKQRPKTVFRDDSVLSHSPARGFMGTKLSKQYSHSTMNLSSMANDSGGLTVRKSPSRSHSPSRLMSPRRISAHNGEKDWENGSTISSPASIPEYTGPKLYKEPSFKSNKFIIHNAITRCCLAGKVNEPQKNKIVEEMETSSANHFLILFRDASCQFRAVYTMNPETEEMVRLTGIGPRIIAPEMVESIYKYSSDRKQFTAIPSKTMSMSVDAITIPGHFWQKRPGTPKKLGTPK
- the camsap3 gene encoding calmodulin-regulated spectrin-associated protein 3 isoform X2 translates to MVDSPTMRKTFVVPDIKPLDLYDCTKAKICASVGWLLAKSYGSAENVPTDLRDPFYCDQYEQEHLKPPVTRLLQSSELYCRTYGLLLGGTGAEAQPKDNVALLQLLAQRGIVAKDQDTPVTDADLRRKPIKMSAHLAVIDALMAMGAMETVTAVKTCGAAELLGGASSWEDALLHWVNGLNQKLRERTEGAQNDTSQAIMEPEPVQPSLRYRKDKIQSKQKPIFPAVNEVKDLSSGCAVAAVIHYYCPGLLRLEDVCMKESMSVTDSLYNLQFIREFCDSCLKSCCHLTLEDMLYTPQELQLNLLSFLAELLTWFEVRRPEFVQPIDTLDGPTPVTPRGLSGSSTSPSIFKKPFLPISAPASGSLTQSTSMSHIEGVGKTWSKKPLSRPLSAVSFSIPFGLDSDVDIVMGNPVITRSVSSDQLNPAVQNMTRVPYTPPEDLSHLLSKPPGSNGPQRASWATQSASIPRLAEENGLAASEAGELPTIEEALQIIHNESKMEPRLHPDGAPDGFYLHSPDDPVSSRHNSNLAPISCSAPPRSGMLYRPTGESREPTRTRNTSECSRDDDSVLRDGSVDSDASEDLPKAQSTPATPAAGVRGHGTEVSDSGVKMTSFAERKKKQIIDSPKASDPSSSSSPMTTWAQKSEESPTKSPQLNNEMSELGTRLEEKRKAIEAQKKRIEAIFAKHRQRLGKSAFLQLKKEQREDEGEGEGGNGQISTSSTEEDLSRLTLEERLARMEEEEQQEQDEQRPSVDDDGNVKGGLQFNKPVGHSKEKAGTPGEKGSGAPGEKAVAPLGDYNNAVSKLTAALSSLQSDMQRLTEQQNPMVKKKAPGSSNKTWVIPPSPKTSTPAPARLSRESTRDLNSASSSPSPSHRITNHTTPYKSPKVQRRAQSVPPKSPKHHQNSRPLDNKVPTLSRVITAPQNVDSIPHLRRVNPWQMQDQTVSSFSLGDSHSLDELRSSGPTPVPTPTQTPAPTPIPTLRHAADDAMSEVGSIDDHSIFSLDLDAGPSHGPLAHKDRFAHGGYSSGAPSECSFESDVPAGMSNGKRSSLIEISLSALRGDGEEDDQVPDTLSDSMSDRTEPEAKGGVGFFFKDDKERPEDEMAQRRAALLEKQQKRAEEMKRRKLEQEKEKEKELSKPQWMTIEGWGNKNEDQSQTPGTPPASRTPVEGTPQRRGDFTRQEYERRHQLKIMEDLDKVLRQKPTTVRGVKKQRPKTVFRDDSVLSHSPARGFMGTKLSKQYSHSTMNLSSMANDSGGLTVRKSPSRSHSPSRLMSPRRISAHNGEKDWENGSTISSPASIPEYTGPKLYKEPSFKSNKFIIHNAITRCCLAGKVNEPQKNKIVEEMETSSANHFLILFRDASCQFRAVYTMNPETEEMVRLTGIGPRIIAPEMVESIYKYSSDRKQFTAIPSKTMSMSVDAITIPGHFWQKRPGTPKKLGTPK